Proteins encoded in a region of the Pseudomonas denitrificans (nom. rej.) genome:
- a CDS encoding imelysin family protein translates to MFRPRLLITSLAIALGACSPTDPQATTSATLAQQVILPTYSRWVDADRALAASALAYCQGKEDLTKARADFMAAQKAWAELQPLLVGPLAEGNRSWQVQFWPDKKNLVARQVEQLLNSGNAISPATLDKSSVVVQGLTAYEYILYDARIDLANAETKARYCPLLEAIGSHQQALAESILAQWKQDGGMLAQLSKFPNERYADAHEAIAELLRVQVTALDMLKKKLGTPLGRQSKGIPQPFQAEGWRSDMSLASLDSSLTGAQALWDGTDKKGLRALLPAEQKDLAGKIDAAYADVHGKLKAINQPLSELLKDEAGLKQLNDLYDSLNVVHRLHEGDLAKALGVQLGFNANDGD, encoded by the coding sequence ATGTTCCGCCCCCGACTGTTGATCACCAGCCTTGCCATCGCCCTGGGCGCCTGCTCGCCCACCGACCCGCAGGCCACCACCAGCGCCACGCTGGCCCAGCAGGTGATCCTGCCGACCTACAGCCGCTGGGTCGACGCCGACCGCGCGCTGGCCGCCAGCGCTCTGGCCTACTGCCAGGGCAAGGAAGACCTGACCAAGGCCCGCGCCGACTTCATGGCTGCGCAGAAGGCCTGGGCCGAGCTGCAGCCGCTGCTGGTCGGCCCGCTGGCCGAGGGCAACCGCTCCTGGCAGGTACAGTTCTGGCCGGACAAGAAGAACCTCGTGGCGCGCCAGGTCGAGCAGTTGCTCAACAGCGGCAACGCGATTTCCCCGGCGACCCTGGATAAATCCAGCGTCGTGGTGCAGGGCCTGACCGCCTACGAATACATCCTCTACGACGCCAGGATCGACCTCGCCAACGCCGAGACCAAGGCGCGCTACTGCCCGCTGCTGGAAGCCATCGGCAGCCACCAGCAGGCCCTGGCGGAGAGCATCCTGGCGCAGTGGAAGCAGGACGGCGGCATGCTCGCCCAGCTCTCCAAGTTCCCCAACGAGCGCTACGCCGATGCCCACGAGGCCATCGCCGAGCTGCTGCGGGTACAGGTCACCGCGCTGGACATGCTGAAGAAGAAGCTCGGCACCCCGCTGGGCCGCCAGAGCAAGGGCATCCCGCAGCCGTTCCAGGCTGAAGGTTGGCGCAGCGACATGTCGCTGGCGAGCCTGGACTCCAGCCTGACCGGCGCCCAGGCGCTGTGGGACGGCACCGACAAGAAGGGCCTGCGCGCCCTGCTGCCGGCCGAACAGAAAGACCTGGCCGGCAAGATCGACGCGGCCTACGCCGACGTCCACGGCAAGCTGAAGGCGATCAACCAGCCGCTCAGCGAACTGCTCAAGGACGAAGCTGGCCTCAAGCAGCTGAACGACCTGTACGACAGCCTCAACGTCGTCCACCGCCTGCACGAAGGCGACCTGGCCAAGGCCCTGGGAGTGCAGCTGGGGTTCAACGCCAACGACGGGGATTGA
- a CDS encoding di-heme oxidoredictase family protein, protein MLHRRTALCLVPLLSALALAACKPETSQHAVAEPGEALSGGATTVKQSDRNAYSMPSGNLTPSRRLDFAVGNSFFRNPWVIAPTTTTARDGLGPLFNTNACQNCHIKDGRGHPPEINDVNAVSMLVRLSIPAGAADVETIKRLGVVPEPVYGGQFQDSAVPGVAPEGKVRVDYEPVKVSFKDGTLVELRKPKLLISDLGYGPMHQDTLFSARIAPPMIGLGLLESISEADILANAELQAKGSDGIHGRPNRVWDDEKQATVLGRFGWKAGQPNVAQQNAHAFSGDMGLTSDLLPSDDCTKAQVDCRNAIDGGKPEVSQHIFNKVAFYARNLAVPARRKVDDPQVLTGKGLFFDSGCASCHTPKFTTGANAAEPELANQVIRPYSDLLLHDMGEGLADNRPEFLASGRDWRTAPLWGIGLTETVNGHTQFLHDGRARNLLEAVLWHGGEAEAAKQRVLNFDAGQRDALLAFLNSL, encoded by the coding sequence ATGCTCCACCGCCGTACCGCCCTGTGCCTTGTGCCGCTGCTGTCTGCCCTCGCCCTTGCCGCGTGCAAGCCGGAGACCTCCCAGCATGCCGTGGCCGAGCCTGGCGAAGCACTCTCCGGCGGCGCCACCACGGTGAAACAGAGCGATCGCAACGCCTATTCCATGCCCTCGGGCAACCTCACGCCGAGTCGCCGCCTGGACTTCGCCGTGGGCAACAGCTTCTTCCGCAATCCCTGGGTGATCGCACCGACCACCACCACCGCGCGCGACGGCCTCGGCCCGCTGTTCAACACCAACGCCTGCCAGAACTGCCACATCAAGGACGGTCGCGGCCATCCGCCGGAGATCAACGACGTCAACGCCGTGTCGATGCTGGTGCGCCTGTCGATCCCCGCCGGCGCCGCCGACGTCGAAACCATCAAGCGCCTGGGCGTGGTGCCCGAGCCGGTGTACGGCGGCCAGTTCCAGGACTCGGCCGTCCCCGGCGTCGCGCCCGAGGGCAAGGTGCGGGTGGACTACGAGCCGGTGAAGGTGAGCTTCAAGGACGGCACCTTGGTCGAACTGCGCAAGCCCAAGCTGCTCATCAGCGACCTGGGCTACGGCCCGATGCACCAGGACACCCTGTTCTCCGCCCGCATCGCCCCGCCGATGATCGGCCTGGGCCTGCTGGAGTCCATCAGCGAGGCGGACATCCTCGCCAACGCCGAGCTCCAGGCCAAGGGCAGCGACGGCATCCACGGCCGGCCGAACCGGGTCTGGGACGACGAGAAACAGGCCACAGTCCTCGGCCGCTTCGGCTGGAAGGCCGGGCAACCCAACGTCGCCCAGCAGAACGCCCACGCCTTCTCCGGCGACATGGGCCTGACCAGCGACCTGCTGCCCAGCGATGACTGCACCAAAGCCCAGGTCGACTGCCGGAACGCCATCGACGGCGGCAAGCCGGAAGTCAGCCAGCACATCTTCAACAAGGTCGCCTTCTACGCCCGCAACCTCGCGGTGCCGGCGCGGCGCAAGGTCGACGACCCGCAGGTGCTCACCGGCAAGGGCCTGTTCTTCGATTCCGGCTGCGCCAGCTGCCACACGCCCAAGTTCACCACCGGCGCCAATGCCGCCGAGCCGGAACTGGCCAACCAGGTCATCCGCCCCTACAGCGACCTGTTGCTGCATGACATGGGCGAGGGACTAGCGGACAATCGCCCGGAATTTCTTGCCAGCGGCCGCGACTGGCGCACGGCGCCGCTGTGGGGCATCGGCCTGACCGAGACGGTCAACGGCCACACCCAGTTCCTGCATGACGGCCGCGCCCGCAACCTGCTCGAAGCCGTGCTCTGGCACGGCGGCGAAGCCGAAGCGGCCAAGCAACGCGTACTGAATTTCGACGCCGGGCAGCGCGATGCCCTGCTGGCGTTCCTGAACTCACTCTAA
- a CDS encoding DUF1513 domain-containing protein has protein sequence MLRRHVIGLGSLLLGALTFGGWTLSRKGKEPLVLSARDDADGKHYAVGYRLDGSCAFATEVGLRCHDVVQHPSLPLALFVARRPGRQSYLIDLNDGRLLQTVDSQADRHFYGHGVWHKDGEWLYATENDTTDPGRGLLGVYRFDGERLNHTGEVSTHGLGPHQVSWMPDGETLVVANGGIRTEAESRVEMNLDAMEPSLVLMQRDGALISRETLPQQMNSVRHLAIAADGTIVAGQQYMGDSHDRADLLAIKRPGEAFQAFPLADEQRLAMTQYTASVAVHNDLRLVALTAPRGNRFFIWDLDSGAVRLDAPLPDCAGIGAVKDGFVVTSGQGRCRFYDCRSERIAGTPLDLPPAFWDNHLHLA, from the coding sequence ATGTTGCGACGTCACGTGATCGGCCTGGGCAGCCTGCTGCTCGGCGCCCTGACCTTCGGCGGCTGGACGCTGTCACGCAAGGGCAAGGAGCCCCTGGTGCTGTCCGCCCGTGACGACGCGGATGGCAAGCACTATGCCGTGGGCTATCGCCTGGACGGCAGTTGCGCCTTCGCCACCGAAGTCGGCCTGCGCTGCCACGACGTGGTGCAGCACCCCAGCCTGCCGCTGGCGCTGTTCGTCGCCCGCCGCCCTGGCCGGCAAAGCTACCTGATCGACCTGAATGACGGCCGCCTGCTGCAGACCGTCGATTCGCAGGCCGACCGCCACTTCTACGGCCACGGCGTTTGGCACAAGGACGGCGAGTGGCTCTACGCCACCGAGAACGACACCACCGATCCGGGTCGCGGCCTGCTCGGCGTGTACCGCTTCGATGGCGAGCGCCTGAACCACACCGGCGAGGTTTCCACCCACGGCCTCGGTCCGCACCAGGTGTCCTGGATGCCCGATGGCGAAACCCTGGTGGTGGCCAACGGCGGCATCCGTACCGAAGCCGAAAGCCGCGTTGAGATGAACCTCGACGCCATGGAGCCGAGCCTGGTGCTGATGCAGCGCGACGGCGCGCTGATCTCCAGGGAAACCCTGCCGCAGCAGATGAACAGCGTGCGCCACCTGGCCATCGCCGCGGACGGAACCATAGTCGCTGGCCAGCAATACATGGGCGACTCCCATGACCGCGCCGACCTGCTCGCCATCAAGCGCCCCGGCGAGGCCTTCCAGGCCTTCCCGCTGGCCGACGAGCAGCGCCTGGCGATGACCCAGTACACCGCGAGCGTCGCCGTGCACAACGACCTGCGCCTGGTCGCCCTGACCGCCCCGCGCGGCAACCGCTTCTTCATCTGGGACCTGGACTCCGGAGCCGTGCGCCTGGACGCGCCGCTGCCCGACTGCGCCGGTATCGGCGCGGTGAAGGACGGCTTCGTCGTCACCTCAGGCCAGGGCCGCTGCCGCTTCTACGACTGCCGCAGCGAACGCATCGCCGGCACCCCGCTGGACCTGCCCCCGGCCTTCTGGGACAACCACCTGCACCTGGCCTGA